In the Tamandua tetradactyla isolate mTamTet1 chromosome 8, mTamTet1.pri, whole genome shotgun sequence genome, atttcaaaggaaaataaattttttgccAAGTCTTGGTTAGGCCTGCTAATCTTAGAGGCTTGTCTCCTTATTTGATAGGAACCGAAGAGAGAGAGACTCCAGGATGGAGGGGTTAAGTCCATGGTAGGGTCATTCCAAGTGGTATCTCCTTTAGGTCAGGTGTCTCCTGAGGCTGGCTTAAGCCCCCATTTTGGTGAGTGGGAGTGACTGGACAGAGCAGCTCCCCTTTGGTGACTCTAGGTCTGGAAGCTGGGATACCTGGGAGTTTTGGGTTGAGGCAGAGGCTTCGGTTATAGCCCTAATTGTGTTGGTAAGGTTCAGTCACCTTGTCTTCAGGCTGATAACTCTCAACCTCTCCCTATTAGAACCCTGGATCAGGAAGTCTCTCTTCATGCTTTGCATCTCAGTCCACCACAGCATTTGTGGCTGGGCCCCGAGCAAGACTGATCCCTCTAAGAGAGCCTAGAGATTTGTTAGGGCAATTGGGGGGATGACAATGAAGCCTATTGTCTCTTATCCCCTCTTGTAGGAAACAAAAGACTCCCAGTCTCTGGGGAGCCCTAACCCATGCCCATCCTCTTCCCAACCTCCAATGCCCAGCACACAGGGAGGAGCCAGAGCCACTGGAGACAGGAGATTTTATTGATGCTGATGGGGGTAGGAAAGGCCCCCAGGAGCACAGGGGCTGAGTCAGTCAGCGGATGCACAAGGCCTGGGCATGTGGGAGCAGGTTAGGGCACATTCGTCTTCTCAGGATTCTGTGGCTCTTTCCTTGGGGAAGGTAAAGAGCATCTTggggtgtgtgtggaggggaggAATTCCAAGAGCAGCGAGAGCAGAGGTCAGGGACAGCTGAGATCCCTTAACCGGAAGAGGCACCACAATAGGCAGCCACACCTGTGTGGAAAGCTGGATGAACTGGTcagtaagggggaaaaaaggcaggGAAACACTGAGCTGGCCTGTTGGGAAGGGGTCCAACCTTAGCCTGGGTAAGCTGAGGAGAATAGCTGGTGTTACCAAGTGGAGTGGGGCAGGACCCAGGGCCAAGACCCTTCCCGTGAGGGTCTCCTTAGGGaataaaaggcattcagggaGCCCCCTGGCAAGGGTTTGCCAGAATTAGTCCTTAAGGCACAGCTGGGGGCAGACAAGGCACCAAGGCACAAGTGGTaagggggcaggggcagcctcCAAGCCGAGCACCAGGGTCACAAGAGGACACAGGACCGCCCACGCTTGATCGGCATGGGGTTGAGCACAGCACGGACAGCCTCAGCGAACACCTCCTTGACGCCATCCTGCTGCAGGGCGGAGCACTCGAGGTAGCGCACAGCATGGATCTGCTTGGCCAGTGCCTGGCCCTGCTGCGGTGTGATGGGCGCCTGGCCCTGCTCCTTGAGGCGCCGTAAGGTGTCAGGCTGCGCTCTCAGGTCCTTCTTGGTGCCCACCAGGAGGATAGGCACATCGGGGCAGTGGTGGCACACTTCTGGATGCCACTTGTGCCGCACGTTCTCATAGGAGGGCGGGCTGGCAATGGAGAAACAGATGACAAAGACGTTGGTCTGAGGGTAGGAGAGTGTGCGGAGGCGGTCATACTCCTCCTGGCCCGCCGTGTCCCACAGGTTCAGGTTCACTGTGCGCCCATCAACCGCGCTCTGGGCACTGTAATTGTCGAACACTGTGGGGATGTACTCCTTGGGGAAGGCGTTAGTTGTGTAGCAGATGAGCAGGCACGTCTTGCCCACTGCCCCATCGCCCACCACCACACACTTGATGCTCTGCATCCTGGGTGCAGTTGTTGCAGAGGAGGCAATGCCTCCTCCTTCTTCTGGGCCCCTCTGGATGCAGTTACCTGTGGACAAATGAGAGGGATACTCTTGGTTAGGGAAACCTGTATATACTAGGGGAAAAGGATGGAGGCATAGAGGGAAACCAGCTCCTGGTCACTTAACCTGACACCATCCTGCAGTCCCATCAAGATAGACCACAGAGAAGCAAATATCAAAAGAGAAAGATGTTCAGGTGTGAGGACCCTGAAGGCTGACATTATAGTGTGAAGCATGTAAGCTCTGAGTCAGGCCAACTAAGCCAAATCCTGATACTGTTATTTTCTAGCTGTGAGACCTTGGATAAATTACTTTAACTTCTCtatgcttcagttttcttatctgtaaaacgggaataaaataatacctacctcactGGGTTGTGGTGAGGTTAGTATATGAAAAGTTAGTATAGAAAAAGTTAGTATATGAAAAGCATTTAGAATAGTGTCTGACCATAATAAGCAGTAAGTATGagctgttttaattttctctaagCACTAGTAAAAGCATTAAAGACACAGGAAGGTGTTTAAGTGCAGGAGTCAATCAGATCCTTTACCAGATATGGATTTCCCACCTCA is a window encoding:
- the RHOG gene encoding rho-related GTP-binding protein RhoG isoform X2; this translates as MRLMRTPRDPRGKVWSLGVRPGPGTPGNCIQRGPEEGGGIASSATTAPRMQSIKCVVVGDGAVGKTCLLICYTTNAFPKEYIPTVFDNYSAQSAVDGRTVNLNLWDTAGQEEYDRLRTLSYPQTNVFVICFSIASPPSYENVRHKWHPEVCHHCPDVPILLVGTKKDLRAQPDTLRRLKEQGQAPITPQQGQALAKQIHAVRYLECSALQQDGVKEVFAEAVRAVLNPMPIKRGRSCVLL
- the RHOG gene encoding rho-related GTP-binding protein RhoG isoform X1 produces the protein MQSIKCVVVGDGAVGKTCLLICYTTNAFPKEYIPTVFDNYSAQSAVDGRTVNLNLWDTAGQEEYDRLRTLSYPQTNVFVICFSIASPPSYENVRHKWHPEVCHHCPDVPILLVGTKKDLRAQPDTLRRLKEQGQAPITPQQGQALAKQIHAVRYLECSALQQDGVKEVFAEAVRAVLNPMPIKRGRSCVLL